One genomic window of Ilyobacter polytropus DSM 2926 includes the following:
- a CDS encoding cold-shock protein translates to MANGTVKWFNAEKGFGFITSEDGTDVFAHFSEIQKDGFKSLEEGEQVTFEITKGQKGPQASNIKTV, encoded by the coding sequence ATGGCAAACGGAACAGTAAAATGGTTTAATGCAGAAAAAGGATTCGGATTTATCACTTCTGAGGATGGAACTGATGTATTCGCACACTTCTCTGAAATTCAAAAAGATGGATTCAAATCTTTAGAAGAGGGAGAGCAAGTTACTTTTGAGATCACTAAAGGTCAAAAAGGTCCTCAAGCTTCTAACATCAAAACTGTATAA